A part of Halobaculum sp. MBLA0143 genomic DNA contains:
- a CDS encoding cupin domain-containing protein — protein sequence METVSHADADGVEAVPDVVLQQGAAGEETSVQQFEIEPGATVPEHSHPHEQAGYVARGELTFLVDGEERVVSAGDSYVLAGGEPHAAENRGDEPVVGVDVFAPPRTDPDWAE from the coding sequence ATGGAGACAGTCAGCCACGCGGACGCGGACGGCGTCGAGGCGGTGCCGGACGTGGTCCTCCAACAGGGGGCGGCCGGCGAGGAGACGAGCGTCCAACAGTTCGAGATCGAACCGGGTGCGACGGTCCCGGAGCACAGTCACCCCCACGAACAGGCGGGCTACGTCGCACGCGGGGAGCTGACGTTCCTCGTCGACGGGGAGGAACGCGTCGTGTCGGCCGGCGACTCCTACGTCCTGGCGGGCGGTGAGCCACACGCCGCCGAGAACCGCGGCGACGAGCCGGTCGTCGGCGTCGACGTGTTCGCACCCCCGCGGACGGACCCGGACTGGGCGGAGTAG
- a CDS encoding PLP-dependent cysteine synthase family protein, with product MTTHTEPLDSVLETVGETPLVRVSASPDAVPVYAKLESFNPGASVKDRIGKYMLEGMLADGDLEPDGTVIEPTAGNTGIGLAVAAGQLDVDAVFVVPERFSVEKQQLMRALDAEVVNTPTDEGMGGAIERAHELAEELDGGVVPQQFQNPLNAEAHYATTAPEVYEALDGAVGAIVAGTGTGGTLMGMAEYALERQPDTRIVAVQPEGSMYGAFFDEEPEEGEYKTEGIGTHDPATNELFDPDLVDDLVTVSDEAVHAEMQRLAAEEGQLVASSAAANSLAARRVAREIRDGETTVPHEAVVTVFCDSSERYLSKGVYRSFEEWEG from the coding sequence GTGACGACACACACCGAGCCACTCGACTCCGTGCTGGAGACGGTGGGTGAGACGCCGCTCGTGCGGGTGAGCGCTTCGCCCGACGCCGTCCCGGTGTACGCGAAGCTGGAGTCGTTCAACCCGGGCGCGTCCGTGAAAGACCGGATCGGGAAGTACATGCTGGAGGGGATGTTGGCCGACGGTGACCTGGAGCCGGACGGCACCGTGATCGAGCCGACGGCCGGCAACACCGGCATCGGGCTGGCGGTCGCGGCCGGCCAACTCGACGTGGACGCCGTCTTCGTCGTTCCCGAGCGGTTCAGCGTCGAGAAACAACAGCTGATGAGAGCGCTCGACGCGGAGGTGGTCAACACACCCACCGACGAGGGGATGGGCGGTGCCATCGAGCGCGCCCACGAACTCGCCGAGGAGTTGGACGGCGGGGTCGTTCCTCAGCAGTTCCAGAATCCGTTGAACGCGGAGGCGCACTACGCCACGACCGCACCGGAGGTGTACGAGGCGCTGGACGGCGCGGTCGGGGCGATCGTCGCTGGGACCGGCACCGGCGGCACCCTCATGGGGATGGCGGAGTACGCCCTGGAGCGACAGCCGGACACCCGGATCGTCGCCGTCCAGCCGGAGGGGTCGATGTACGGCGCCTTCTTCGACGAGGAACCGGAGGAGGGGGAGTACAAGACGGAGGGGATCGGCACCCACGACCCGGCGACGAACGAACTGTTCGATCCGGACCTCGTCGACGACCTGGTGACGGTGTCCGACGAGGCGGTCCACGCGGAGATGCAACGACTCGCGGCCGAGGAGGGACAGTTGGTCGCCTCCAGCGCGGCCGCCAACTCGTTGGCGGCCCGGCGGGTCGCCCGCGAGATCCGCGACGGCGAGACGACGGTCCCGCACGAGGCCGTCGTCACCGTGTTCTGTGACTCCAGCGAGCGGTACCTCTCGAAGGGCGTGTACCGCTCGTTCGAGGAGTGGGAGGGGTGA
- a CDS encoding DUF5798 family protein translates to MGLGSTAKKLQKVTDIAEQLFKRIDQMRGEIQSLQQAVESTETDTAELRREVAETRALVEAVAEAEGIDTEAALADVSYPETEGRTVADRAEAEAEAGADEAGEAAD, encoded by the coding sequence ATGGGACTCGGAAGCACGGCCAAGAAGCTCCAGAAGGTCACCGACATCGCCGAGCAGCTGTTCAAACGCATCGATCAGATGCGCGGAGAGATCCAGAGCCTCCAGCAGGCTGTCGAGAGCACGGAGACGGACACGGCAGAGCTACGCCGTGAGGTCGCAGAGACCCGGGCGCTCGTGGAGGCGGTCGCCGAAGCGGAGGGAATCGACACTGAAGCGGCGCTGGCGGACGTCTCGTACCCGGAGACGGAAGGGCGAACGGTCGCGGACCGCGCGGAGGCAGAGGCGGAGGCGGGCGCAGACGAGGCCGGCGAGGCCGCCGACTGA